In Parus major isolate Abel chromosome 1, Parus_major1.1, whole genome shotgun sequence, the following proteins share a genomic window:
- the RAB39A gene encoding ras-related protein Rab-39A — translation MPGVGAIGARCRHRPRRSPRKSPKAEPGQAGAAMDAAIWIYQFRLIVLGDSTVGKSCLLHRFTEGRFPGPLHSDPTVGVDFFSRLVEIEPGKRVKLQLWDTAGQERFRSITRSYYRNSVGGLLVFDITNRRSFEHVKDWLEEAKMHVQPFQIVFLLVGHKCDLVSQREVTREEAEKLSSDCGMKYIETSAKDATNVEESFTILTRDIYELVKNGEISIQDGWEGVKSGFVPNVVHSSEEAVKPRRQCIC, via the exons ATGCCGGGCGTGGGGGCGATCGGGGCGCGGTGCAGGCACCGGCCGCgcaggagccccaggaaaaGCCCCAAGGCGGAGCCGGGCCAGGCCGGGGCCGCCATGGACGCGGCGATCTGGATCTACCAGTTCCGGCTGATCGTGCTGGGCGACTCCACCGTGGGCAAGTCCTGCCTCTTGCACCGCTTCACCGAGGGCCGCTTCCCGGGGCCGCTGCACTCCGACCCCACCGTGGGGGTGGACTTCTTCTCCCGGCTGGTGGAGATCGAGCCCGGCAAGAGGGtcaagctgcagctctgggacacGGCGGGGCAGGAGCGGTTCAG gTCAATAACACGCTCTTATTATCGCAATTCTGTGGGTGGCCTGCTAGTATTTGACATCACAAATCGACGATCTTTTGAACATGTGAAGGACTGGCTGGAAGAAGCAAAAATGCACGTGCAGCCCTTTCAGATTGTGTTCCTGTTAGTGGGACACAAATGTGACTTAGTGTCACAGCGCGAGGTTACAAgagaagaagctgaaaaacTCTCATCTGACTGTGGTATGAAATATATAGAAACTTCAGCAAAAGACGCCACAAATGTTGAAGAGTCTTTTACAATTCTTACACGAGACATCTATGAACTTGTAAAAAATGGAGAAATCTCAATACAAGATGGATGGGAAGGTGTCAAAAGCGGCTTTGTTCCAAATGTTGTACATTCATCAGAAGAAGCTGTAAAGCCCAGGAGACAATGCATCTGCTGA